CCGGGACAGTGGCCGTCGGCATACGAGCCACAGTTTTCTGACCTGCGCCCGAAGCGCCGACTGGAGCAATACTGATGGTACCACGGTGTTTGCTCTTTGGcgtcggcggcaatggcggcggatgcagctgctgctggaactccgggctgCCTCGACCGTGGGCCGCGACCGTGGAAGTTCTCGGCTGCTGCTCCTTGTCCCAGGAACTGCCGTTCTTCAGCTTGCTGGTAACCTGCTTGGCAAAGCGCTCCTGCTCCATAGGCCGGCTGGCTTCACGAGGGATGTGCGCGTAGTCCGAGTACTTCCTTCGGCGGACGGTGGCAGCTTCGGCCACCTTGCGCTGGAAGGGCTCCTTGTCGGCGGCGCGGAGAGGGCGCCACAGCTTTGCCAGGCGGCTGCAGAGGCGCCCGTTGCCTTCATTCACGTTCGTGGCGGCCACCGAACGCTTTTTCTCCTGCGTGAACTGCATGAAAGCGTTAGGTGGCGGGGGAACACGTGATCGCAGCTTGTAGCAGTGTTGCACCTCACTGCGCAACGATTCACCCACCATGCCGGGATGAAAAGCCACAGGAAGggtcatcgctgctgctgctgcacagcCTCGGACACGTTGCGGTGGTTCTTTGCTGCAGCGGACCCAGGGGCAGGCGACGATGGCTGGCCTTTGTAGGTCTGCGGAGCCGGAGAGACccgtagatgtagatgtagagccttggagttactggcacatacccactctgggggattggccaagaaccgggtagtttgaaataacaatcagaagggagatgtataaaaacaaaacaaacataaatgttggaatatatacgcatctgagaatgaataattagaatatatcaaatgacttgaatagaataaaggagtaaatgatgaataaaataaaagaagtagacagcaagtcatcaaatttgtaaaaatatttcggtaccctaagccgtgattGGAGAGACCCGTTCTCGAAGAACGAGCTGCCCGATAGGAGTCGTCGTCTTTGTCTCGCGCAGAAGCgtacgtaataataataatgacgatGGTAACGACGATGAATATCCCCATTTATGGCGCGTGCTCACTAATGAAATGTGCAGATATTTGGGGGGGGGGCAGGACGAAGTTTACGATGGaataaataaaatgttattctaagaacagaaacgaaaaaaagGAAGACTATACGAAAGACAGGTGAAACGAACGAGTGTAGTACATAAGTGAGCAATCTGACTAATTGAAACTAAGTTATTAAATACTTATTTATGAAGGGAATAAAAAGCTAAACAGTGAAGAATGTCCGAGATTCACTGAAATTAAATACAGTGAAATAAATTATGTACAGAGAAGTTGTGTGAAGCTACACAGATTTGCACGGActtgtttctttaaaaaaatcaccgacgattacgaaactccgt
The DNA window shown above is from Dermacentor silvarum isolate Dsil-2018 chromosome 1, BIME_Dsil_1.4, whole genome shotgun sequence and carries:
- the LOC119448791 gene encoding transcription factor SOX-7-like yields the protein MVGESLRSEVQHCYKLRSRVPPPPNAFMQFTQEKKRSVAATNVNEGNGRLCSRLAKLWRPLRAADKEPFQRKVAEAATVRRRKYSDYAHIPREASRPMEQERFAKQVTSKLKNGSSWDKEQQPRTSTVAAHGRGSPEFQQQLHPPPLPPTPKSKHRGTISIAPVGASGAGQKTVARMPTATVPATTKDLEGQVVPIKVAALRAFAELFKRQPQHFHNYAELTLIKIFGTFMQPVREVTCAAELCSVEAAAGLPPKQTMRLLHSLIGESDDHRCNQGHVPARGSASKKG